The Chroococcidiopsis sp. TS-821 genome includes a region encoding these proteins:
- a CDS encoding dynamin family protein, translating into MSVDRNLLRQLKAKPVVKQTGVEALVRGIHKTPGLREWVTLESVALPPVPFKHEEHWRLISLLVVPTQLEDGAKGWFAPWGAVEWSWLEKKVVRKIDLRSREDTTLLRHSQIAECPVQRQITLDSRSHLQKENLLFSILDRLLSTPPARQVNFALLATHYAELLPVEVYPYYHTLIPESREWLRFGAATPQRQETIPYWTPPDLSDKINSWLRKCLTLAETSALENMVSELQALETHWHLPGFRLAVVGEFQRGKSTLINRLLGRFLIPVGTLSPTAILTSIIAGTEECVEVRFSKQHSEVRSLQASSWRDLLAIDSTDEGVARVQIAVDEPWLRSLDVELIDTPGIGDLDGERAALVGDLLSRCDAAILVVSAVAPFSMGETAFLKQQMLGRHIDRILVVVSHLDSIAQEQRTRVVAHIRGRVAEISQSISVLPLHPVDSDTTDGVLNAVRTQIGAMVSKGDRRAWRSQQVARQLADRLSQMSQIGETAICAARMSPKEREKALQQAQAEIEQAELHWQKIHCELNRRSQQCYQQLKERFLQAKTELLDILSFELSRTSNPKIWWERELPFRLRRELPALGRKSEDFLIKAIARDFMWLQNEVSRFFSVQMMNKATTNFGVTAEPWGINYKPNELEITDLQPYRFLTRIGSSAAMLGSYVFGVPVGIVASLGTTFLSERLMNEKLAEQRQMVAQALEPSVDQALKEYCHFIAERLHRVYRELSEDTKHQQALWQSARNTAINKNSFVTVESTWQHLIDTASALKTEIVTALQQPTT; encoded by the coding sequence ATGTCTGTCGATCGAAACTTACTTCGACAACTTAAAGCTAAACCAGTAGTAAAACAAACTGGGGTTGAAGCATTAGTGCGTGGTATCCACAAAACACCAGGTTTACGCGAGTGGGTGACTTTGGAATCGGTTGCATTGCCACCAGTACCATTTAAGCACGAAGAACACTGGAGGCTGATTTCTCTACTAGTTGTGCCAACGCAGCTTGAGGATGGTGCAAAAGGATGGTTCGCGCCTTGGGGAGCCGTGGAATGGTCTTGGTTAGAGAAAAAGGTTGTACGAAAAATAGACTTGCGCAGTCGTGAAGATACAACATTGCTTCGTCATTCTCAAATCGCGGAATGCCCAGTGCAACGACAAATTACTTTAGATTCAAGGTCGCATCTACAAAAGGAAAATCTCCTATTTTCTATTCTCGACCGCCTTCTCTCAACTCCACCTGCACGTCAAGTTAATTTTGCTTTGCTCGCGACACACTACGCCGAACTTTTGCCTGTAGAAGTTTATCCCTATTACCATACTTTAATTCCAGAAAGTCGCGAATGGTTGCGTTTTGGTGCGGCAACACCACAGCGACAAGAGACGATTCCTTATTGGACTCCACCGGATTTGAGCGACAAGATTAATTCTTGGCTGCGTAAATGTTTGACACTGGCAGAAACCTCGGCGCTTGAGAATATGGTCTCAGAACTACAAGCGCTAGAAACTCATTGGCATCTGCCAGGTTTTCGACTTGCTGTAGTAGGCGAATTCCAACGAGGTAAAAGCACGCTGATTAACCGCTTATTAGGTCGTTTTCTCATTCCTGTTGGCACGCTTTCTCCGACAGCAATCCTCACTTCAATTATTGCAGGCACAGAAGAATGCGTCGAAGTCCGTTTTTCTAAACAGCATAGTGAAGTGCGATCGCTGCAAGCATCTTCATGGCGTGACTTGCTAGCAATCGATTCAACAGACGAAGGTGTTGCCCGCGTGCAGATCGCTGTAGACGAACCTTGGCTGCGATCGCTTGATGTTGAGTTAATTGACACTCCAGGAATAGGAGATCTCGATGGCGAACGAGCGGCTCTTGTTGGCGATCTCCTCAGTCGTTGTGATGCTGCGATCTTGGTTGTTAGTGCTGTAGCTCCCTTCAGCATGGGGGAAACTGCATTTTTGAAACAACAGATGCTGGGGCGACACATCGATCGCATTCTCGTTGTTGTCTCCCATCTCGATAGCATCGCCCAAGAACAGCGGACGAGAGTCGTAGCACATATTCGCGGACGCGTCGCAGAAATCTCTCAGAGTATATCAGTTTTACCACTGCATCCAGTCGATAGCGATACCACAGACGGTGTCCTCAATGCAGTGCGAACTCAAATCGGTGCAATGGTGTCCAAAGGCGATCGCCGCGCGTGGCGCAGTCAACAAGTGGCAAGACAACTCGCCGATCGTCTAAGCCAGATGAGCCAAATCGGTGAAACAGCGATCTGTGCGGCAAGGATGAGTCCAAAAGAACGCGAAAAAGCCTTGCAGCAGGCACAAGCCGAGATTGAACAAGCAGAACTTCATTGGCAGAAAATTCACTGCGAACTCAATAGACGCAGCCAGCAGTGTTATCAACAGTTAAAGGAAAGATTTCTGCAAGCAAAAACGGAACTCCTCGATATTCTTTCCTTTGAATTAAGTCGCACCTCGAATCCCAAAATCTGGTGGGAACGAGAATTACCTTTTCGATTGCGGCGAGAATTGCCTGCGCTTGGTCGCAAATCAGAAGATTTTCTCATTAAAGCGATCGCTCGCGATTTCATGTGGCTACAAAATGAAGTTTCACGCTTCTTTTCCGTGCAAATGATGAATAAAGCTACCACCAATTTCGGCGTCACTGCTGAACCATGGGGGATAAATTACAAACCTAACGAATTAGAAATAACTGATTTGCAACCATATCGCTTTCTTACAAGAATAGGTAGCAGCGCCGCTATGCTCGGTAGCTATGTTTTTGGCGTTCCCGTTGGGATTGTAGCAAGCCTTGGCACAACATTCCTGAGTGAGCGACTAATGAACGAAAAGTTGGCAGAACAGCGCCAAATGGTAGCTCAAGCATTAGAACCCAGTGTTGACCAAGCGCTTAAAGAATACTGTCACTTCATTGCTGAGCGTCTTCACCGCGTATACCGCGAATTGAGTGAAGACACAAAACACCAGCAAGCACTCTGGCAATCCGCGAGGAATACAGCTATAAACAAAAACTCTTTTGTCACAGTCGAATCAACTTGGCAACACCTGATTGACACTGCCTCGGCTTTAAAAACCGAAATCGTTACAGCACTACAGCAACCTACAACCTAA
- a CDS encoding serine hydrolase, translating to MVKRLPENDKGNLLFIIQMRSLIRSRIGRQIFRVTLYFLLGILILLIPGLQLQLTAVPPQATVQQNTATQQGIPNRQELESFMDEFFTEQMEELHVPGATIALVKDGEVFFTKGYGYADIDKQTPVTPDQTVFRVGLPIILSYLELAMLFTKGTNIAKEY from the coding sequence ATGGTTAAGCGACTGCCTGAGAACGATAAGGGTAACTTGTTATTCATAATTCAAATGCGATCGCTGATTCGTTCTCGCATAGGAAGGCAGATTTTTAGGGTAACTTTATACTTTTTGCTTGGTATCTTAATCTTGTTAATACCAGGATTGCAACTACAGCTAACAGCAGTACCACCACAAGCAACCGTACAACAAAATACAGCAACTCAGCAAGGAATTCCCAACCGCCAAGAACTTGAAAGCTTCATGGACGAGTTCTTTACAGAACAAATGGAGGAATTGCACGTTCCTGGTGCAACGATTGCTTTAGTTAAAGATGGTGAAGTCTTTTTTACCAAAGGTTATGGTTACGCTGATATAGACAAGCAAACGCCAGTTACTCCAGATCAAACAGTTTTTCGCGTCGGTTTACCGATCATCCTAAGTTACCTGGAATTGGCTATGCTTTTCACGAAAGGTACAAATATCGCCAAAGAATACTAG
- a CDS encoding dynamin family protein, with amino-acid sequence MITTNNKTLSLDSILDYKKVERTLTSDLQKLRGFSEELKLTKSVELINEILWRIEERTFSVAIVGQFKVGKSTFINTLLGKEILPADVAPCSATLNRVTYGVKPSVKILFKNGEEDQVSIDKLADYVTKLTPESETTAESIKEAVVYYPVPYCQNNIEIIDTPGLNDEESMTDVTLSVLPQVDAAIMIILAQHPFGEYEKDFLENKLLSNDLGRVIFVVNLWDSYTTEEADRVLQAIKKRIQAYVLDRAADRFGKDSEEYKTYRQKIGEPKVFGIYIKQALSAKYKGDEALLVQSGFRQFESALETFLTRERGGILLQVPANRAIASSKEILSALNIRENALQMKQEQFQEAYDKSVAEIAAIRERQTKELQLIDGAAANVKLLVRPLIYDLPTELKQAAQTAIESTPIEPKEVNNKKNLAKKLSNEVSKALQRATDKLSQKIQNEIQKEIDREVERLKNFAESVEQALTSIQMQFDGDIIASSDRKTSGAAEAITAALSAFTGFGGIWSGYRVAGVKGAAVGAAASFGTFFLAGIIAGAIGLTAAAFWPVVIATGLLSIFTGGETTKLIFGRDRVENFRKNYKEKVLQEIEKRLQEQRLEQKIDEQITTAFEMLKQTLRQEVEVLLDNTQKTLTELSDKRGRNEAMNENERQELNKIRTETEKILGNAQRLSDQLVEILSV; translated from the coding sequence ATGATAACTACAAACAATAAAACTCTATCACTGGATTCAATCCTTGATTACAAAAAAGTAGAACGCACGCTCACATCTGACTTGCAAAAATTACGTGGTTTTTCTGAAGAACTTAAACTTACCAAATCAGTTGAATTAATTAATGAAATATTATGGCGAATTGAAGAAAGAACTTTTTCTGTTGCTATTGTTGGTCAGTTTAAAGTTGGTAAAAGTACCTTCATTAATACTTTGCTCGGCAAAGAGATTCTTCCCGCTGACGTTGCACCCTGTTCTGCTACATTAAACCGCGTCACTTATGGAGTAAAGCCATCTGTAAAAATTCTATTTAAAAACGGTGAGGAAGATCAGGTTTCCATTGATAAATTGGCTGATTACGTTACAAAACTTACGCCAGAATCTGAGACTACTGCCGAATCAATTAAAGAAGCTGTAGTGTATTATCCTGTTCCTTATTGTCAGAATAATATCGAAATTATCGATACTCCAGGACTAAATGATGAAGAAAGTATGACTGATGTTACTTTATCAGTCTTACCTCAAGTTGATGCAGCTATTATGATCATTTTAGCACAACATCCTTTTGGGGAATATGAAAAGGATTTCCTAGAAAACAAACTACTGAGTAACGATTTAGGACGGGTTATCTTTGTAGTAAATCTTTGGGATAGCTACACTACTGAAGAGGCAGACCGCGTACTTCAAGCGATTAAAAAACGTATTCAAGCGTATGTATTAGATCGAGCCGCAGATCGGTTTGGCAAAGATTCTGAGGAGTATAAAACATACAGGCAAAAGATTGGCGAACCTAAAGTGTTTGGTATTTATATCAAGCAAGCTTTATCAGCTAAATATAAAGGCGATGAAGCATTACTAGTTCAAAGTGGGTTTAGGCAGTTTGAGTCTGCTTTAGAAACGTTTCTAACACGAGAGCGCGGAGGAATTTTGTTGCAAGTTCCCGCTAACCGCGCGATCGCTTCATCTAAAGAAATTCTCTCCGCCCTTAATATTCGAGAAAACGCCTTGCAAATGAAGCAAGAACAATTCCAAGAGGCTTACGACAAAAGCGTAGCTGAGATTGCTGCTATCCGAGAGCGGCAGACAAAAGAACTGCAACTGATTGATGGTGCTGCTGCCAATGTGAAGTTGCTAGTTCGACCTTTAATTTACGATCTCCCTACAGAATTAAAGCAAGCTGCTCAAACGGCAATTGAATCGACACCCATCGAGCCAAAAGAAGTAAATAATAAAAAGAATTTGGCGAAAAAGTTGAGCAACGAAGTCTCGAAGGCGTTGCAACGTGCTACAGATAAATTATCTCAAAAAATCCAGAATGAAATTCAAAAAGAAATTGATCGGGAAGTTGAACGCCTGAAAAATTTTGCTGAATCAGTCGAGCAGGCGCTCACAAGTATTCAAATGCAATTTGATGGCGACATTATTGCAAGCTCAGATCGCAAAACAAGTGGTGCTGCAGAAGCCATAACTGCTGCACTATCAGCGTTTACTGGATTTGGTGGAATTTGGTCGGGATACCGCGTTGCAGGGGTAAAAGGTGCTGCTGTTGGTGCTGCTGCTAGTTTTGGCACGTTTTTTCTGGCTGGAATTATAGCCGGAGCTATCGGGTTAACCGCAGCTGCCTTTTGGCCTGTTGTTATCGCTACTGGACTTTTGTCTATTTTTACAGGAGGCGAGACAACAAAGTTGATTTTTGGTCGCGATCGCGTAGAAAACTTTAGGAAAAATTACAAGGAGAAAGTTCTCCAGGAAATAGAAAAACGACTTCAAGAGCAGCGCCTTGAACAAAAGATTGACGAGCAGATTACAACTGCTTTTGAGATGCTCAAACAAACTCTGCGTCAAGAGGTAGAGGTATTACTCGATAACACTCAGAAAACTTTGACTGAACTAAGTGACAAGCGGGGACGTAATGAAGCCATGAACGAAAACGAACGCCAAGAACTTAATAAAATTCGGACTGAAACTGAGAAGATTCTTGGCAATGCCCAGCGGCTATCCGATCAGCTTGTTGAGATTTTGAGCGTTTAA
- a CDS encoding DUF4332 domain-containing protein: MQNLDRSFRSKVVAKNWRMSELPGLNVQTQDQLTQLGISTTLQLLQQCRTSAQRQTLATHLQVRVETVNKWVALADLARIPSIGCQYCGLLLHAGVISVAQLAQTPVHRLHQPILRLQVATLQRCDLCPSKSEMQVWINQARSLLARK; this comes from the coding sequence ATGCAAAATCTAGATCGTTCTTTTCGAAGTAAAGTTGTTGCTAAAAATTGGCGAATGAGTGAATTACCAGGATTAAATGTGCAAACACAAGATCAACTGACACAACTTGGTATTTCTACAACGCTGCAACTACTACAGCAATGTAGAACTTCTGCTCAACGACAAACTTTAGCAACACACTTACAAGTCAGAGTCGAAACTGTCAATAAATGGGTAGCTTTAGCAGATTTAGCACGAATTCCTAGTATCGGCTGTCAATATTGCGGCTTGTTATTGCACGCAGGCGTTATATCTGTTGCACAACTTGCGCAAACTCCAGTGCATAGATTACATCAACCAATTTTGCGATTGCAAGTAGCAACACTCCAACGTTGCGATTTATGTCCCTCAAAAAGTGAAATGCAAGTATGGATCAATCAAGCGCGATCGCTACTTGCAAGAAAATAG
- a CDS encoding YegS/Rv2252/BmrU family lipid kinase, protein MFRSASLIFNPSSGQGDPVEELTAIREILESKLDLDLYPIHDKKHDIVQAISVAVAQNTDVIIAAGGDGTVADVAAAIGKTQIPLGIIPRGTANNFATAVGIPQDIHSACNVILSGRSRTIDTACCNGKLFLTQADIGFKAETLEIVDRQAKNRFGVLAYILASAKQLQHMQWFTTTVETDNRTLNLEATAITIANAVPPTSPLAQGTEGAIADDGLLDITITTPQNRLNMVTAAYQLLRSGLNKTAVKHKDVISLKAKSVKAIANPQQRVALDGNLEGNTPVEIECIPASLNVVVPT, encoded by the coding sequence ATGTTTCGCTCAGCTTCTCTTATTTTCAACCCATCATCAGGACAAGGAGATCCTGTAGAAGAACTAACAGCAATTAGAGAAATACTAGAGTCAAAACTCGATTTGGATCTTTATCCAATTCATGATAAAAAACACGATATTGTTCAAGCAATCAGTGTAGCAGTTGCGCAGAATACAGATGTCATTATTGCTGCTGGCGGTGACGGTACTGTTGCTGATGTTGCTGCTGCAATTGGAAAAACACAAATTCCGCTTGGTATCATTCCTAGAGGAACGGCGAATAATTTCGCCACAGCCGTAGGTATTCCTCAAGACATCCACTCTGCTTGCAACGTTATCTTATCTGGAAGATCGCGTACTATTGACACTGCTTGTTGCAACGGTAAACTGTTCCTGACTCAAGCAGATATTGGTTTCAAAGCAGAAACTTTAGAGATTGTCGATCGTCAAGCAAAAAACCGTTTTGGAGTACTAGCGTATATTCTTGCTAGTGCAAAACAGTTGCAACATATGCAGTGGTTTACAACTACAGTAGAAACAGACAACCGAACTTTAAACTTGGAAGCAACAGCAATAACAATTGCCAATGCTGTTCCTCCTACATCACCGCTAGCACAGGGAACAGAAGGAGCGATCGCAGATGATGGTTTACTAGATATCACAATCACTACCCCTCAAAATCGATTAAATATGGTGACAGCAGCTTATCAATTGTTGCGCTCTGGTTTAAACAAAACTGCTGTAAAGCATAAGGATGTCATCTCATTAAAAGCAAAATCGGTGAAAGCGATCGCCAATCCTCAGCAAAGAGTTGCCCTTGACGGTAATTTAGAAGGCAATACACCTGTAGAGATTGAGTGTATTCCTGCTAGTTTAAATGTTGTAGTTCCAACATAA
- a CDS encoding DUF3267 domain-containing protein: protein MNFMSVEQKLQQRGYQLLDELTVNRSLAAKFFFLATGGFFLFLPTFLAIYAFFIGTSQDIDFAFSQVQGWLGTLLLIVLTIVLHELIHGAVMSIYGGKPRYGVGLSHFVLPYAYATSSKVFTRNQFLQITLAPFVLISVLGVLLMVLLRIPWLAIALAINAAGATVDMWVSTIVWRYPRHILAEDTAIGLRIYGKSGDRRVAHSANNLFWSFLTGFAISMVVIWIGLGFVLPVILSILGIKTLTLGIPDTPLSLYQYQRTDDGGFRSSIQFINVLALSSAVGLIYGINNSKSKTK, encoded by the coding sequence ATGAATTTTATGTCTGTTGAACAAAAATTGCAACAACGTGGCTATCAACTATTAGATGAATTAACAGTAAATCGTTCTTTAGCCGCCAAATTTTTCTTTCTAGCTACAGGAGGTTTTTTCTTATTTCTACCAACTTTTTTAGCAATTTATGCTTTCTTTATAGGAACGAGTCAAGACATTGATTTTGCATTTTCGCAAGTACAGGGGTGGCTAGGAACATTACTTCTTATTGTCTTAACAATTGTCTTGCACGAACTTATTCACGGCGCGGTAATGTCAATTTATGGTGGTAAACCGCGTTATGGAGTAGGGCTATCGCACTTTGTTTTACCGTATGCTTATGCAACTTCGAGCAAAGTTTTCACGCGCAATCAATTTTTGCAGATTACGCTTGCACCATTTGTGCTAATTTCAGTTTTAGGCGTGTTGCTAATGGTTCTATTGCGGATACCTTGGTTAGCGATCGCACTTGCAATTAACGCCGCAGGTGCAACTGTCGATATGTGGGTGAGTACAATTGTTTGGCGCTACCCTCGGCACATATTAGCAGAAGATACGGCAATTGGTTTACGCATCTATGGTAAATCGGGCGATCGCCGCGTCGCCCATTCAGCAAATAATTTATTCTGGAGTTTTTTGACAGGTTTTGCGATCAGTATGGTTGTCATTTGGATAGGATTAGGCTTTGTGCTACCTGTCATTTTGTCGATACTGGGTATAAAAACTTTGACTTTAGGAATTCCAGATACACCCTTGAGTTTGTACCAGTATCAACGTACCGATGACGGTGGTTTTCGGTCATCGATTCAGTTTATCAATGTTTTAGCATTGAGTAGTGCGGTGGGATTAATTTACGGTATCAACAACTCAAAATCTAAAACCAAGTAA
- a CDS encoding dynamin family protein, with the protein MNQTLITPAIIDYKKTILALLSYLQKLKEFSQKLNLDSESIDNIFQRLEVDSFSLAVVGEFNRGKSTFINALVGHDILPSDILATTATLSRITHRSTPGAKILFKDGREQEIAFHELANYATKLTAESAAAANLLKEVVIYYPWYFCQDNVEIIDTPGLSDDADMTAVTLSALRQCDMVIMLISPLSPFSISESEFLTSQLLDNGIFHILFVVNGIDRCDSLEDVEKLLLLIKGRIKNCIKNWAIQSNNKEYIKQINIQIFGISALQALQAKQVKDINLLAQSRLTNFEYSLTRILQQEREIIRLEITTNQLLNSTKEILRNLKEQNKYLELEQANLRKLNQIVSKKISIIRCQKTEVEQLFENTLTSVKSQSKIADRRLHKKLISAVERVIQSIDINTIEQSDLANKILDTVQSTSSELAHTIQKEAQEALLLVWSNIKDFVELFEQSILQITPEITQLGLDTTIYTTAMNIGYSIKLYNPFNQQSINTLSLLFPSNLEVFIFTQPEGIGTTIGAVLGFVLTAGTPIGAAIGGAIGAGVGANVKANKFKEKYQPQVMAEIEKQLNLMNVNQTVDNYISSDFSDLEKLQVSFIKEVMLILDTTQTQLAQKYGKHEAMILTKHQALKQIRSKLQIILHNLQQLSEQISQQGT; encoded by the coding sequence ATGAATCAAACACTTATTACACCTGCCATTATTGATTACAAAAAAACAATACTTGCGTTATTAAGTTATTTGCAAAAGCTAAAAGAATTTTCTCAAAAACTTAACCTTGATAGTGAATCAATTGATAACATTTTCCAAAGATTGGAAGTAGATAGCTTTTCGCTTGCCGTTGTTGGCGAATTTAATCGCGGCAAAAGTACATTCATCAATGCTCTTGTCGGTCACGATATCTTGCCTTCGGATATTTTGGCTACCACTGCTACTCTAAGTCGCATTACTCATAGGTCAACACCCGGCGCAAAAATTCTTTTTAAAGATGGTCGCGAGCAAGAAATCGCCTTTCATGAATTAGCAAATTATGCTACTAAACTAACTGCTGAATCAGCAGCTGCAGCCAACTTACTCAAAGAAGTAGTTATTTATTATCCCTGGTATTTCTGTCAAGATAACGTAGAAATTATTGACACGCCAGGACTAAGTGATGATGCTGATATGACTGCAGTAACTCTATCAGCTTTACGTCAATGTGATATGGTTATAATGTTGATTTCCCCCTTATCGCCTTTTAGCATTTCTGAAAGTGAGTTTCTTACAAGTCAACTACTAGATAATGGTATATTCCACATTTTATTTGTAGTAAATGGAATCGACAGATGCGATTCTCTTGAAGACGTCGAAAAGCTATTGCTCTTAATTAAAGGTCGTATTAAAAACTGTATTAAAAATTGGGCAATCCAATCTAACAATAAAGAGTACATAAAACAAATCAATATACAAATTTTTGGTATTTCAGCTTTGCAAGCATTACAAGCAAAGCAAGTTAAAGATATAAACTTGCTGGCTCAAAGTCGCTTGACTAATTTCGAGTATAGTTTAACAAGAATTCTTCAGCAAGAACGAGAAATAATTCGCTTAGAAATAACTACGAATCAACTCCTCAACTCAACTAAAGAAATCCTCAGAAATCTTAAAGAGCAAAATAAGTATTTAGAATTAGAACAAGCTAATTTAAGAAAGCTTAACCAAATAGTGAGCAAGAAAATTTCTATAATCCGCTGTCAAAAAACAGAAGTTGAACAATTATTTGAAAATACATTGACAAGTGTAAAATCACAGTCAAAAATAGCAGATCGCCGACTACATAAAAAACTAATATCTGCTGTCGAGCGAGTTATTCAGTCAATTGACATAAATACTATTGAACAGAGTGATTTAGCTAACAAAATATTGGATACTGTGCAAAGTACTAGTAGTGAACTAGCTCATACAATTCAGAAAGAAGCACAGGAAGCACTACTGTTGGTATGGAGTAACATTAAAGATTTTGTTGAATTATTTGAACAAAGTATCTTACAAATTACTCCAGAAATAACTCAACTAGGATTAGACACAACAATTTACACTACAGCGATGAATATTGGCTACTCAATTAAGCTTTACAATCCCTTTAACCAGCAAAGTATAAATACCTTATCACTACTATTTCCTAGTAACTTGGAAGTTTTTATATTTACACAACCGGAAGGTATTGGCACTACTATTGGGGCTGTTCTTGGTTTTGTCTTAACTGCGGGAACTCCCATAGGTGCTGCAATTGGCGGTGCAATCGGTGCTGGTGTTGGGGCTAATGTTAAAGCCAACAAATTTAAGGAAAAATATCAACCCCAAGTTATGGCAGAGATTGAAAAGCAACTAAATTTGATGAACGTTAATCAAACTGTTGATAACTATATATCTAGTGATTTCTCTGATTTAGAAAAACTCCAAGTTTCCTTTATAAAGGAGGTGATGTTAATTCTAGATACTACTCAAACTCAGCTAGCACAAAAGTATGGAAAACATGAAGCTATGATTTTAACTAAACACCAAGCTCTCAAACAAATTCGTTCAAAATTACAGATCATCCTTCATAACTTGCAACAGCTTTCTGAACAAATCAGTCAACAGGGTACGTAA
- the ubiG gene encoding bifunctional 2-polyprenyl-6-hydroxyphenol methylase/3-demethylubiquinol 3-O-methyltransferase UbiG, with amino-acid sequence MKKNDLEFYDINADNWWDENTKIYSLYHLNKPRFEFFNRYVPNWQGLKALDVGCGGGFSCEFMAAMGVDVCGIDQSQKCIEAAAKHANNSGFEIDYCYGMAENMPYQDNYFDVVVCVDVLEHVESVPCVISEIFRVLKPNGLFFFDTINRNLKSKIVMIWLMENILGEIQRGVHDWNKFIKPEELTEILEKGGFKNIAIKGFDIFGEALRFNFVKYVHYKKTNKFSVDINDDTSINYIGKASKVV; translated from the coding sequence ATGAAGAAAAACGATTTAGAATTTTACGACATCAATGCTGATAATTGGTGGGATGAAAATACCAAAATTTATAGCCTTTACCACCTAAACAAGCCTCGATTTGAATTCTTTAATCGTTATGTGCCAAATTGGCAAGGATTAAAAGCTTTAGACGTAGGTTGCGGTGGTGGATTTTCTTGTGAATTCATGGCAGCTATGGGGGTTGATGTATGCGGTATCGATCAATCTCAAAAGTGTATCGAAGCTGCTGCAAAGCATGCTAACAATAGTGGCTTTGAAATAGATTACTGCTACGGAATGGCAGAAAATATGCCCTATCAAGACAATTATTTTGATGTAGTAGTATGTGTTGATGTCTTAGAACACGTCGAAAGCGTGCCTTGTGTTATTTCTGAAATATTTCGCGTTCTTAAACCAAATGGTTTGTTCTTTTTTGACACAATTAATCGTAATTTAAAGTCAAAAATTGTGATGATTTGGTTGATGGAGAATATTTTAGGTGAAATTCAACGAGGAGTTCATGATTGGAATAAATTCATTAAACCTGAAGAACTCACTGAAATATTAGAAAAAGGTGGTTTTAAGAATATAGCAATAAAGGGATTTGATATATTTGGCGAAGCTTTACGATTCAATTTTGTTAAGTACGTGCATTACAAAAAAACAAACAAATTTAGTGTAGATATTAATGATGATACTTCAATAAATTACATTGGAAAAGCTAGTAAAGTAGTATAA